Proteins from one Hemicordylus capensis ecotype Gifberg chromosome 7, rHemCap1.1.pri, whole genome shotgun sequence genomic window:
- the LOC128333172 gene encoding uncharacterized protein LOC128333172 — protein MERLRHCPSEHQATVNAVLAALCRPLFHHEENKIRRAAMRTHLDLLQHHHHHHKGTEENITTLIAVLMHVEDEDLEVAQAAKDNLSLLAEALLWHLEGKLLARDTYSLQELLHKIAKRLIRQLGTEIAVEMEATKILGFFRSEQPSVRRTAALLIGHLVHKKGSILTEGNIETFHAALESLLGDHDPEVGRVACKTEKIVKKAFSLHSRHGLRAAVRRLWAGCKKKRHPPEYGDLST, from the exons atggagcggctgaggcactgtccatcagaacaccaggccacggtgaatgctgtcctggctgccctgtgccgccctctcttccaccac gaggagaataagatccgaagggcagccatgaggacccacctggatctcttgcagcaccaccaccaccaccacaagggtacagaggagaacatcacgaccctcatcgcggtgctgatgcatgtggaggatgaagacctggaggtagcacag gctgcgaaggacaatctgagcctcctggcggaagccctcctatggcacctggagggcaagctgctggcgcgggacacttacagcctgcaggagctgctccacaagatcgccaagcgtctg attcggcagctcggcacagagatcgccgtggagatggaggccaccaagatcctgggcttcttccgcagcgagcagccttcagtgaggagaacggctgccctgctgatcg gtcacctggtccacaaaaagggcagcatcctcactgaaggaaacatagagaccttccatgctg cgctggagagcttgcttggcgaccatgaccccgaggtcgggagagttgcctgcaagacagagaagatcgtgaagaaggccttttccctccactcccggcacgggctgcgggctgccgttcggcgcttgtgggcgggctgtaagaagaagagacacccgccagagtacggtgatctctccacctga